From Methanobacterium sp., the proteins below share one genomic window:
- a CDS encoding helix-turn-helix domain-containing protein — protein sequence MSLAKWKEREREQRQIDIIKAARKLFADKGFDVSMDEIAKEVGLGKSTLYLY from the coding sequence ATGTCACTTGCAAAATGGAAGGAAAGAGAAAGAGAGCAGCGTCAAATCGATATTATCAAAGCTGCCAGGAAACTATTCGCTGATAAAGGCTTTGATGTTTCAATGGATGAAATAGCAAAAGAGGTTGGTCTTGGTAAAAGCACACTTTATCTTTATT